From the Desulfuromonadaceae bacterium genome, one window contains:
- a CDS encoding prohibitin family protein, with the protein MATRRERIKGKIRDNLPSLILIVGILLMSILFFWPRIFITIPAGEAGVLYQRFFGGTVTDTVYGEGFHIIAPWDKMQVYNVRVQTEYRNFQALTSRGLPVKLTLAIRYRPLYQTLGLLHKHVGPEYLEKVVIPQTEDVVRQTVGQYTAEELYSQKRGVVEGILKDSLEKVMRRFILMESFVIREIILPEKIVAAIQLKLEQEQLAKAYDFKIIREEKEARRKIIEAGGIKAYNDIVSSSLNDNVLAWKGVEATLGLATSNNAKVVVIGSGKEGLPVILNTGESAPAVK; encoded by the coding sequence ATGGCAACAAGACGAGAACGAATTAAAGGAAAGATTCGTGACAACCTGCCGAGCCTGATCTTGATTGTCGGCATCCTGCTGATGTCTATTCTTTTCTTCTGGCCGAGAATTTTTATCACCATTCCTGCCGGTGAGGCGGGGGTACTCTATCAACGCTTCTTTGGCGGGACGGTGACCGACACGGTTTATGGTGAAGGGTTTCATATTATTGCTCCCTGGGACAAGATGCAGGTCTATAACGTGCGGGTTCAAACCGAGTACCGGAACTTCCAGGCTCTTACCAGTCGCGGTTTGCCGGTGAAGTTGACATTGGCGATCCGCTATCGTCCTCTCTACCAGACATTGGGGCTGCTGCACAAACATGTCGGGCCGGAATATCTTGAAAAGGTTGTCATTCCGCAGACGGAAGATGTGGTCAGGCAAACCGTTGGGCAATATACTGCCGAAGAACTCTATTCCCAAAAGCGCGGTGTGGTCGAGGGGATCCTCAAAGATTCACTGGAAAAGGTTATGCGGCGCTTTATCCTGATGGAAAGTTTTGTTATTCGCGAAATCATTCTCCCCGAAAAAATCGTTGCAGCCATTCAGCTCAAGCTGGAGCAGGAGCAACTGGCCAAGGCCTATGATTTTAAAATCATTCGTGAAGAGAAAGAGGCGCGACGTAAGATCATTGAGGCTGGCGGGATCAAGGCCTACAACGACATCGTTTCCTCTTCGCTGAATGACAACGTTTTGGCCTGGAAGGGGGTTGAAGCAACACTCGGTCTCGCCACGTCGAACAATGCCAAAGTTGTGGTGATCGGCTCAGGAAAGGAAGGCTTGCCGGTTATTCTCAATACCGGTGAGTCTGCCCCGGCGGTTAAATAG
- a CDS encoding ABC transporter substrate-binding protein, with product MLKLFRNSVVLLAVFILWQVWIHSRDARIIDQRATQVAAVEEVKIAILWPFTLTGRPPVYFREGVDLAIAEINANGGLRGKPLRAVYFDNRGDAVLNAELSRKISRDPSFHALVGSYFSGLALDTLVATQSKNLFYVMVGVETPTLTNYSFKHAVRPHFNTSDYIEALAKHLACREYKKLAIIQDQSEYSTGSSAELINAFKARGGEETTERIVPSWVNDFRQVLVDDKFEQADVIYLTVSFEQMPQLLKQIHEFGINADLYGNSGLIRSSTPEVLGLAGEGVKILSPLKSMANWSVAGEGPQGAQKLIPVEAKHTGVAAKFYSSFRQKYGEHPDLWAREGYDGILLFAEAVRKTGTLEASALFSYIRFQESWELAKGAIHFTENGDMAGETFYLMQVRDGAFILPEGDVPIHDCSLQ from the coding sequence ATGCTGAAATTGTTTCGCAACAGCGTTGTGCTGCTTGCCGTTTTCATTCTCTGGCAAGTCTGGATTCACAGTCGTGACGCTCGGATTATCGACCAGCGCGCTACTCAGGTTGCTGCCGTTGAGGAAGTGAAAATCGCCATTTTGTGGCCCTTTACCCTGACTGGCCGTCCGCCGGTTTATTTTCGTGAAGGGGTGGACCTGGCTATTGCAGAGATCAACGCCAATGGTGGACTGCGTGGCAAACCGCTGCGGGCGGTATATTTTGATAACCGCGGCGATGCTGTCCTGAATGCCGAACTGTCACGCAAGATCAGTCGCGATCCCTCGTTTCATGCCCTGGTTGGCTCCTATTTTTCCGGGCTGGCTCTCGATACACTCGTTGCAACACAATCAAAAAATCTCTTTTATGTCATGGTCGGGGTTGAGACCCCGACCCTTACCAACTACTCGTTTAAGCATGCCGTACGTCCACACTTCAACACCAGTGATTATATTGAAGCGCTGGCTAAACACCTGGCCTGCCGTGAGTATAAAAAACTGGCCATCATTCAGGACCAGTCGGAATATTCGACAGGCAGTTCCGCCGAGCTGATCAATGCCTTTAAGGCGCGCGGCGGGGAAGAGACGACGGAGCGGATCGTCCCCAGTTGGGTTAACGATTTCCGGCAGGTGCTGGTCGATGACAAATTTGAACAAGCTGATGTCATTTATCTGACCGTCAGCTTTGAGCAGATGCCCCAATTGCTGAAACAGATTCATGAGTTCGGAATCAATGCTGATCTCTACGGGAATTCAGGCCTGATTCGAAGCAGTACCCCGGAAGTTCTCGGCCTCGCCGGGGAGGGGGTGAAGATCCTTTCGCCACTCAAGTCGATGGCCAACTGGAGCGTTGCAGGCGAAGGCCCGCAAGGTGCGCAAAAGCTCATTCCGGTGGAAGCGAAACACACCGGAGTTGCCGCGAAATTCTACAGCAGTTTCCGACAAAAGTATGGGGAACATCCCGATCTCTGGGCGCGTGAGGGTTACGACGGCATCCTCCTCTTTGCCGAGGCCGTACGCAAGACCGGAACGCTGGAAGCTTCCGCGCTCTTTTCCTATATCCGTTTTCAGGAGAGTTGGGAATTGGCTAAAGGTGCCATTCATTTCACCGAGAACGGGGATATGGCAGGGGAAACTTTTTACCTGATGCAGGTCAGGGATGGTGCCTTCATTTTGCCTGAGGGAGACGTGCCGATCCACGATTGTTCACTGCAGTAA